The nucleotide window TTTTAACCGCAAATCGAATTTTACAACCGGAATTTATGGTGGATTGATTTTACCTTTTTTACCAAGGTTAAGCACCGATTTTACGCATGGAAGAGAAGAGTAACTGCTGGCCAAAATTCTAACACAAATTCCGGTCTGCGCTATTTTAGTGGACAGCTCTTGTCAACACGAGTAACCGGCGATTCATAAATTAATGACCTTTTCCGTGACCTAAACTTCCTAAAAACTGCTTCAATGACGCGCCAATTTGCGCTCTGAAAACAGCACGCAAAGGACAACATAGTCACACTTTCTCACTTACCTGGTATCTGAAGAATGTCTTGTATTTTCTTGAGGTAATTTTTAGCGTTTTGTGGTAGCTCATGGTACTCCCTGCATACGGAAGTGGGAGCTTTCCACCCAGGCAAAGTGATGTATTCAACCTCGACTTCTTCAAGGACTTCCAGGGATGCTGAAATCGTACAAATGACCAAAAATAATGTCAAGTTGTAATGGTTTTACATCATATTCTGGCACTGAATTGCTGGTTTTCTGTAGAGTACGAGTTTGAGCTGTGGAATTAATATTTGAAAGAGTCGATcttcattaaaaattttctagAGTGGTTAAGAGTTGGTGTGGTATGAAATGCTTTGTCCTTATAcaaggaaagtctttgcataaCCTAATGACAATCCTACACTACTCTAATCCcgagttttaagttttttagttaacaAGAATCCATTATTATTTTCGGCTATTTCCTATCATCCCATTTGCTACCTGGAAAAGCTGGAAGTGATTGTCCATTGTGCTTGTAAGCAACACCAACTTTGATCTCTTCAAAATCATCCAAAATGTCCAGTTTTGTGATGGCAATCCTGAATAAGAAACAACGTCACAGTTTCACAAAGTAAAACACAATTCAGTGTTAGAATAAATGCCATTCTGCTGCCACCCAGAGGACACATTAAACATGTTGTAAATTGTTTGAGCCAAAAATTGGATCAAAAACgtaagtttaaaaatgtaataTAGAAAGGTAGAATATGAAAATGTTGGTTATGTCCTAACCAGCTTACCAAGCATAGTTGTTAAGCATGTGGGAATATTTCACAATCATAAGATCCAACCATCCACACCTGCGCGGTCTACCAGTGGTCACCCCGTACTCGTGACCAACCCGTTGCAGGGTTTCGCCGATTACCTGGAAACATTACGTAGTAAAATAAACACGCACAAGCCAGGACAACACAACTGTAGAATAAAACGTAAAAATCCTGGATTTAATGATATCGAAAGGTTTAGTAATGTATGATGTTAAAGCTGCAATTTATACGTTGTAGCGTGCAGCTAATACGTAACAATTTCCACGAACGCACTAGTTAACAACGAATGTTTCCTGTggtaaattattataaataaccATAGCAGGCGGATGCATAGGCAGAAGAAAAGGTAGCAAGCGGCTGATGAAATGTTAATCCATATCCCTGCAATATGCATTACCAATGAGGCATGCACCAACTGCACGACAATAAATGAACAACATTCTGCAGTTTATCTTTGCTTGATTCTGTTGAGAGACATCAATAACATACAGCTAATGTTTTGACACTGATAACACCacataacattaaaatattttttgtttggtggCATATTTCAGTAGTTTCTGGATGACCTCTGCGAaactgatttcaaaaatgatatcaggtattttctagcaacaaatatttttttgtaataacaAAGTCATGGTTCAACAACcttttttaacagtttttctttttggatTTGGCATAAATTAAGAGTTTTCTTGGATTGATACAGAAAACTGTAAGACAGACATTTTAGCTAAACGTGTAGATTTATTTGCGGGTCTTTAGGCCTCACATACTTATATTTTGTGTGCGATAAATTTCTTTCTATTTTTAGATCGGCTTTATTGTTGAAGTAGTGAAACTCACTAGCTATGAAGCATTGCAAAATCACCAATTTGCTTTCAGCATTAATGTACTGTGGTAACACGCCTTGTATGTTAGATATGGTGGATGGAAGCTTGATATGCATTGCTTTGGTATTTGCAATTTACTAGAGTAATACCTATACCATAAacctgataaaataaaaattgctaaagtctcaaaaaaataataatggcACAAAAAATAATACGATTTTTTAATTCAGTGCCTAAAATTACCTTAAATGAAATCcgaaaatgtgaaaaaaaaagaagagaaAACATAATGAATATTGAAATGATCTTATCAACTGTGTCACACATTTGTAGTAATTTACTGCAATATATatcattaaaatttgaaagGTGACATACTTTTCTTGGCTGAAACGGAATGAACTAACCCTAGTGTAACGTTGAATTACACTAAACACACAAACAAGAAAGGCTAAAATTTCAACTAAACTGCCACaaggtaaaataaatttcaatttcttaCATTCTCCTGTTCAGTCGGAAATGGCCCGGAACCAACACGTGAAGTGTAAGCTTTGACAACTCCCACAACGTCACCTATGCTGTTTGGTGGGATACCAAGCCCTGTGCAAACCCCACCAATTGTACAGTTTGAGGAGGTCACAAACGGATAGGTGCCTGGAAAAGCggaatttgattaaaaatattttgaatctGTTATCAAGGTTAATAAAATAAGCGATCAGTTTATACAAAACCTAATTTCTGCATCAAATCTTGTGGGTAGATAAATGTGCCAGTAATtatatttcagaaaaattatTATAGTGTGTTACCAATTTCTGTGTCAAGGATGTTTCAGAGTTACTTAGCAAAAAGGAAATAACTGATTAACTAAAGTAATACAGAATTAACTATCTAATTCGACTTCAACATAATAAAGTAAGGATTGAGCACCTAGTTAACAAATACTTGTACATGAATGACGTTACCAAAGTCAATGTCAAGCATTGTGGCATTGGCCCCctcaatcaaaatatttttggagtCTGATGAATGAATAGCTTCATTCATGTAATGAACAACATCCTTCACCTGAAAGTAATAAATAAGTTCAATCAACCGGTAAATACACAATAGTCAACTTATTTAATGTCAGCAGACATAAAGCATCTGAAAGGTTGTTTTGTGTAAGAGTAACCATAGTAGGAAAGTGGGTGTAATATTTCTTtgaatttcaaacaaaaacatataaatACAATTGGCTAGGCCACGGCACACGCTATTTGAAATGGTGATTGAAGAATAATAATCATTGAGTTCTGAAACCACTGAtgatttacatttaaaatcaTCTTAAGATGTCAATGCAAAGCATTACCAGTGGACGTAAATCTTCTCGAAATTCAATGCACTTCTTCACCTCCGCATCTATGTCAATTTGAAGGTTTTCGAATTGCAGCATGTACATGTTAGCCAGGGCACTTAACCTATTCAACATTGAAtcatagcaaaaggttgcttCTAATCCAAGATAAAAAGACTAGGTAGTAGGTACCCTTCGTTACAACAATGTTATATTCCATACGTCAAACAATACATgttgaaaaagtgaaattacctTTCTTTAAATATCTTTTCGCTTCCCATTAGTTCTGATATTCTTATGCTCATGCGGCCGGCTTTACAAGAGTATGTTGGGCCTATTCCTTTCTTTGTAGTACCTAGCCTAAAGAAAATATTAGGAAATATACATGTTTTTTCACTTAATAAAGTGAAAGATATTTCACCTAtggtttattttgtgtttttgtctTACTTTTGTTTGCCTTTCATTGTCTCCAAAAGACCATCAATTTCTTGGTGAAATCGAAAAACGATATGTGCCCGATCAGAAACAATGAGGTTGTCTCTCCACCATGTTAGACCTGAAAATAATTCAACCTAATTAAGTAATTATATATGATATAGGTTCAGAAACTTGGTGCCGTACAGTAGAAACAGGTGTAATTGGCAGTTATAAAGTTACAAGGTTCAATAGCCTAGTAGTTAAACCATACAAGATGGTTTCTTTACTCCACTTCACACGCAGATAAACACTATAAAAGAGCCCTGGGTCCACAACTCCACATCACCTATGCTGAATGTAACTAGTTATTTCACTGGACCTATAGGCTGCTAGTTACAGTCCAATTGATTTTAACAATGAGAAAACAAAGACAGCTTAACACAAGTGAtagaacattttttataagtGGGAAAGTGTTCCGGTGTTTCTTAAAACCTTTTGAATTCAAAAtcagcaaatattttatgcatAAATTTAGTATATATCATATAGCCTAAATAATTATACACAACATTTCATATAAGATTTTCTTTATTAGTTGATCATTTGGACCTGGTCATTGTACAAGCAGCTTGTGAGCTAAAACGGTATGAACACCTGTCATCTACAGTACACCTAACATTTCAATAAGCTTGTAAAGGAGCATTGAAGTTTATATCCTTTTACCTTTAGCTTCATTCTTCTTGGCTTCACCGAACAACTCTGGAATGTTTACAACAACCCCATTGCCAATGACAGCcttacaatttttgtttacgATTCCGCTTGGTAGCAAGTGAAAGTCGAACATCTTATCTCCAACCACAACTGTATGACCGGCATTGTTTCCTCCCTGgttaaacatttataaaacTATTAGTAAAGGACAAAAAGtctttttgaagaaaaaatgtgCAGTGATAACCTAACAAATATATACAGAAACAATTGCAAGAATTATTTAATAGTACTACCAGACTCCAATTAAGCACAGATTGGACATATTTGCCAGTATAATAATCCCATCTTTTCATTcagtttatttataaatacaATTAATATGTGAAGTAGTTTAATTTTATGGTAGTTTAAGCTATAATACGGTAATCATACTAAAGTTAActaaattatttgtttgttgtattGTGTTCTGTATTTTTGGTCTTCCATGTGGATtagcaaaaataattaaccCTGCTAAACATTGTAACaagataaaatatataatacaAATGATCTGtgaacaaacaataaaagtaagaAAGTGgtataacaataaaagttaaaaacatgcaaaattaGAATCTtggttttgataaaaatgaataataatatTCAGTACGCCCAATACACATACACTATACATGTTGTACACTCAAAT belongs to Clavelina lepadiformis chromosome 6, kaClaLepa1.1, whole genome shotgun sequence and includes:
- the LOC143462485 gene encoding adenylosuccinate synthetase isozyme 1-like codes for the protein MAAVNDHSNHNDAIPSKIRKNEVPNKVTVVLGAQWGDEGKGKVVDLLATDADIVCRVQGGNNAGHTVVVGDKMFDFHLLPSGIVNKNCKAVIGNGVVVNIPELFGEAKKNEAKGLTWWRDNLIVSDRAHIVFRFHQEIDGLLETMKGKQKLGTTKKGIGPTYSCKAGRMSIRISELMGSEKIFKERLSALANMYMLQFENLQIDIDAEVKKCIEFREDLRPLVKDVVHYMNEAIHSSDSKNILIEGANATMLDIDFGTYPFVTSSNCTIGGVCTGLGIPPNSIGDVVGVVKAYTSRVGSGPFPTEQENVIGETLQRVGHEYGVTTGRPRRCGWLDLMIVKYSHMLNNYAWIAITKLDILDDFEEIKVGVAYKHNGQSLPAFPASLEVLEEVEVEYITLPGWKAPTSVCREYHELPQNAKNYLKKIQDILQIPVKWVGVGQARSAMIQLFR